A single genomic interval of Streptomyces sp. BA2 harbors:
- a CDS encoding bifunctional salicylyl-CoA 5-hydroxylase/oxidoreductase, which produces MRGEAPPPGGPGSSAEVAGAARMPMPPTPPEAHRIAVIGGGPGGLYAAALLKRLDPEREITVWERNAPDDTFGFGVVLSDETLGGIEHADPVVYAALQAEFVRWDDIDIVHRGSRHTSGGHGFAALGRRRLLGILHERCRELGVDLRFRAEAPPAAELSTAYDLVIAADGVHSLTREAHAEAFGPSVETHRCRYIWLAADFAFEAFRFEIAETEHGVMQLHGYPFSTAGTGESTVIVEMREEVWEAAGFAELDERDATERCAKIFADALGGRTLRGNKSAWINFRTVVNKRWSHGNTVLLGDAAHTAHFSIGSGTKLAVEDALALAACLEEQPGIPEALAAYETERRPVVESTQRAARASLEWFERLPDYLDQPPRQFAFNLLTRSRRVTHDNLRLRDAHFTESVERDFGCPDGTPPMFTPFRLRELTLRNRVVVSPMDMYSAVDGVPGDFHLVHLGARALGGAGLVMTEMVCVSERGRITPGCAGLYTDGQADAWRRITDFAHAQAPGTAIGVQLGHSGRKGSTKLMWEGIDEPLDDGNWPLVAPSPLPYKENSQRPHELDRAGLDEIREQFVSAARRAERSGFDLLELHCAHGYLLSGFLSPLTNRRTDEYGGSLTNRLRFPLEVFDAVRELWPDGKPMTVRISATDWADGGTTADDAVDIARAFAAHGADAIDVSTGQVVSDERPAYGRSYQTPFADRIRNETGVPVLTVGAISSWDDVNSLILAGRTDLCALARPHLYDPHWTLHAAAEQGYAGPGISWPLQYGAGSRRPQTGRTDAPKPRLKLGS; this is translated from the coding sequence ATGCGGGGCGAGGCACCGCCGCCCGGCGGGCCGGGCAGCTCCGCCGAGGTGGCCGGGGCCGCCCGGATGCCCATGCCGCCCACGCCGCCCGAGGCGCACCGCATCGCCGTCATCGGCGGTGGCCCCGGCGGGCTCTACGCCGCGGCCCTGCTCAAGCGGCTCGACCCGGAGCGTGAGATCACCGTCTGGGAGCGCAACGCCCCGGACGACACCTTCGGCTTCGGAGTCGTCCTCTCGGACGAGACGCTCGGCGGCATCGAGCACGCCGACCCCGTCGTCTATGCCGCGCTCCAGGCGGAGTTCGTGCGCTGGGACGACATCGACATCGTGCACCGGGGGAGCCGGCACACCTCCGGCGGGCACGGCTTCGCGGCACTCGGGCGGCGCAGGCTGCTCGGCATCCTGCACGAGCGGTGCCGGGAGCTCGGCGTCGACCTGCGCTTCCGCGCCGAGGCGCCCCCCGCCGCCGAGCTCTCCACCGCGTACGACCTGGTGATCGCGGCGGACGGCGTGCACAGTCTCACGCGCGAGGCGCACGCCGAAGCTTTCGGGCCGAGCGTCGAGACGCACCGCTGCCGCTACATCTGGCTCGCCGCCGACTTCGCCTTCGAGGCCTTCCGCTTCGAGATCGCCGAGACCGAGCACGGCGTGATGCAGCTGCACGGCTATCCGTTCTCCACGGCGGGAACGGGCGAGTCCACCGTCATCGTCGAGATGCGCGAAGAGGTCTGGGAGGCGGCCGGATTCGCGGAGCTCGACGAGCGCGACGCGACCGAGCGCTGCGCCAAGATCTTCGCCGACGCCCTCGGCGGCCGGACCCTGCGCGGCAACAAATCCGCCTGGATCAACTTCCGCACGGTCGTCAACAAGCGCTGGTCGCACGGCAATACGGTGCTTCTCGGCGACGCGGCCCACACCGCCCACTTCTCCATCGGTTCCGGCACCAAGCTCGCCGTCGAGGACGCCCTCGCGCTCGCCGCCTGCCTGGAGGAGCAGCCCGGCATCCCCGAAGCACTCGCCGCGTACGAGACGGAGCGCCGTCCCGTCGTCGAGTCCACGCAGCGCGCGGCCCGCGCGAGCCTGGAGTGGTTCGAGCGGCTCCCGGACTACCTTGACCAGCCGCCGCGCCAGTTCGCGTTCAACCTCCTCACCCGCAGCCGCCGAGTCACCCACGACAACCTCCGCCTGCGCGACGCCCACTTCACCGAGTCCGTCGAGCGCGACTTCGGCTGCCCGGACGGTACGCCGCCGATGTTCACGCCCTTCCGGCTCCGCGAACTCACCCTGCGCAACCGCGTGGTCGTGTCCCCCATGGACATGTACTCCGCGGTGGACGGCGTCCCCGGCGACTTCCACCTCGTCCACCTGGGCGCGCGGGCGCTCGGCGGCGCGGGCCTGGTCATGACCGAGATGGTGTGCGTCAGCGAGCGGGGCCGCATCACGCCGGGCTGCGCCGGGCTCTACACCGACGGACAGGCCGACGCCTGGCGCCGGATCACCGACTTCGCGCACGCGCAGGCGCCGGGTACCGCGATCGGCGTCCAGCTCGGCCACTCGGGCCGCAAAGGCTCGACGAAGCTGATGTGGGAGGGCATCGACGAACCCCTCGACGACGGCAACTGGCCGCTGGTGGCCCCCTCGCCCCTCCCGTACAAGGAGAACAGCCAGCGCCCGCACGAGCTGGACAGGGCCGGGCTCGACGAGATCCGCGAGCAGTTCGTCTCGGCGGCCCGCCGGGCCGAGCGCAGCGGATTCGACCTCCTCGAACTGCACTGCGCGCACGGCTATCTGCTCTCCGGTTTCCTCTCGCCGCTGACGAACCGCAGGACGGACGAGTACGGCGGCTCACTGACGAACCGTCTGCGCTTCCCCCTCGAAGTCTTCGACGCCGTACGGGAGTTGTGGCCGGACGGCAAACCCATGACCGTCCGCATCTCCGCCACCGACTGGGCCGACGGCGGTACCACCGCGGACGACGCCGTCGACATCGCCCGAGCCTTCGCCGCGCACGGAGCCGACGCGATCGACGTCTCGACGGGCCAGGTCGTCTCCGACGAGCGCCCCGCGTACGGCCGTTCCTACCAGACGCCGTTCGCCGACCGCATCCGCAACGAAACCGGCGTCCCCGTCCTCACGGTCGGCGCCATCTCCTCCTGGGACGACGTCAACTCGCTGATCCTGGCGGGCCGTACGGACCTGTGCGCGCTCGCCCGCCCGCACCTGTACGACCCGCACTGGACGCTGCACGCGGCGGCCGAGCAGGGGTACGCGGGGCCGGGCATCAGCTGGCCGTTGCAGTACGGGGCGGGAAGCCGCCGCCCGCAGACGGGGCGTACGGACGCGCCCAAGCCCCGCCTCAAGCTGGGGAGTTGA
- a CDS encoding PaaX family transcriptional regulator C-terminal domain-containing protein — protein sequence MSEQHTPRSLIVTFYGAYGRAAPGPVPVAELVRLLAPVGVDAPSVRSSVSRLKRRGLLVPARTAAGAAGYALSPDARQLLEDGDRRIYASPPAARRDSGWVLAVFSVPESERQKRHVLRSRLAGLGFGTAAPGVWIAPAHLYEETRHTLERLQLASYVDLFRGEHLGFAATADAVARWWDLSSIAKEHEAFLDRHEPVLRAWQGRTQTPPEEAYRDYLLALDSWRRLPYADPGLPGELLPDGWPGDRSAEVFTALDGRLRDAGAHFVTPDSA from the coding sequence GTGTCCGAGCAGCACACTCCACGGTCCCTGATCGTCACCTTCTACGGCGCCTACGGGCGCGCGGCCCCCGGCCCTGTGCCCGTCGCCGAACTGGTCAGGCTCCTCGCCCCGGTCGGCGTGGACGCCCCGTCCGTGCGCTCGTCCGTGTCCCGGCTCAAGCGGCGCGGGCTGCTCGTCCCGGCGCGGACAGCTGCGGGCGCGGCGGGGTACGCCCTGTCGCCGGACGCGCGCCAGCTCCTGGAGGACGGCGACCGGCGCATCTACGCGTCTCCCCCGGCGGCCCGGCGCGACAGCGGCTGGGTGCTCGCCGTCTTCTCCGTGCCGGAGTCGGAGCGCCAGAAGCGGCACGTGCTGCGCTCCCGCCTCGCCGGACTGGGTTTCGGCACGGCCGCTCCGGGGGTGTGGATCGCTCCGGCGCACCTCTACGAAGAGACAAGGCACACCCTGGAGCGCCTCCAACTCGCCTCGTACGTCGACCTGTTCCGGGGCGAGCACCTGGGCTTCGCGGCGACGGCGGACGCGGTGGCCCGCTGGTGGGACCTGTCCTCCATCGCCAAGGAGCACGAGGCGTTCCTCGACCGGCACGAGCCGGTGCTCAGGGCCTGGCAGGGGCGGACGCAGACCCCGCCGGAGGAGGCGTACCGCGACTATCTCCTCGCCCTGGACTCCTGGCGCCGGCTGCCGTACGCGGACCCGGGGCTGCCGGGGGAACTCCTCCCCGACGGGTGGCCCGGCGACCGGTCCGCCGAGGTGTTCACGGCCCTCGACGGACGGCTGCGGGACGCGGGTGCGCACTTTGTGACGCCGGACAGCGCCTGA
- a CDS encoding AMP-binding protein produces MDAKSALRLHPSAHVDTFARDHLPPPEQWPAFVHDRPELHYADRLNCGAELLDRTVERLGGDRPAFRAGSGDVWTYGELQRHVDRIAHVLTGELGVRPGQRVLLRGPTTPWLAACWLAVMKAGAVAVTVLAQQRPNELATICEIAEVGHALCDARAVDDLVKAGIPGLDVTTFGGEADDDLLARAARQPEVYEPVDTSADDVALIAFTSGTTGRPKGCMHFHRDVLAIADTFARHVLKPGPDDVFAGSPPLGFTFGLGGLVIFPLRVGASSLLLEQAGPKQLLPAIAEHGVTVLFTAPTAYRAMLDELSKPDAHDVSTLRRCVSAGENLPAATWQAWHERTGHRIINGIGATELLHIFISAADEAIRPGTTGRPVPGWHARVVDDSGAPVPDGEPGLLAVRGPVGCRYLGDERQLQYVRHGWNVTGDTYVRDADGYFTYVARADDMIISAGYNIAGPEVEEALMRHPDVLETAVVGRPDELRGQTVVAYVVQRPGTRRDPDRLREFVKGELVPYKCPREIVYLDALPRTATGKLQRFRLREPGPVE; encoded by the coding sequence GTGGACGCCAAGAGTGCACTGCGACTCCACCCATCGGCTCACGTGGACACCTTCGCCCGGGATCATCTCCCGCCGCCGGAGCAGTGGCCCGCGTTCGTCCACGACCGGCCCGAGCTGCATTACGCCGATCGACTCAACTGCGGCGCCGAGCTCCTGGACAGGACGGTGGAGCGGCTCGGCGGCGACCGGCCCGCGTTCCGCGCGGGCTCCGGCGACGTGTGGACGTACGGCGAGCTGCAGCGGCACGTCGACCGGATCGCGCACGTCCTGACCGGCGAACTCGGCGTACGGCCCGGTCAGCGCGTCCTGCTGCGCGGTCCTACCACCCCCTGGCTCGCGGCCTGCTGGCTCGCGGTGATGAAGGCGGGCGCCGTCGCGGTCACCGTCCTGGCCCAGCAGCGCCCGAACGAACTGGCCACGATCTGCGAGATCGCCGAGGTCGGCCACGCGCTGTGTGACGCCCGCGCCGTGGACGACCTGGTCAAGGCCGGGATCCCCGGGCTCGACGTGACCACCTTCGGCGGGGAAGCGGACGACGACCTGCTGGCGCGCGCCGCCCGGCAGCCAGAGGTCTACGAACCCGTCGACACCTCCGCCGACGACGTCGCCCTCATCGCGTTCACGTCCGGCACCACGGGCCGCCCCAAGGGCTGCATGCACTTCCACCGTGACGTGCTCGCCATCGCCGACACCTTCGCGCGCCACGTCCTGAAGCCGGGGCCCGACGACGTGTTCGCGGGCAGCCCTCCGCTCGGTTTCACCTTCGGACTCGGCGGGCTCGTCATCTTCCCGCTGCGGGTCGGCGCCTCCTCGCTCCTGCTCGAACAGGCGGGCCCCAAGCAGCTGTTGCCCGCGATCGCCGAGCACGGCGTGACGGTGCTCTTCACTGCGCCGACCGCCTACCGCGCCATGCTCGACGAGCTGAGCAAGCCGGACGCGCACGACGTCTCCACGCTGCGGCGGTGCGTCTCCGCGGGCGAGAACCTGCCCGCCGCCACCTGGCAGGCCTGGCACGAGCGCACCGGCCACCGCATCATCAACGGCATCGGTGCGACCGAGCTGCTCCATATCTTCATCTCCGCCGCCGATGAGGCGATCAGGCCCGGCACCACGGGCCGCCCCGTTCCGGGGTGGCACGCGCGCGTGGTCGACGACTCGGGTGCTCCGGTGCCGGACGGCGAGCCGGGCCTGCTCGCCGTGCGCGGCCCTGTCGGCTGCCGGTATCTGGGGGACGAGCGGCAGCTTCAGTACGTACGCCACGGCTGGAACGTCACCGGTGACACCTACGTGCGCGACGCCGACGGCTATTTCACCTACGTGGCCCGCGCGGACGACATGATCATCTCGGCCGGGTACAACATCGCGGGCCCGGAGGTCGAGGAAGCCCTCATGCGCCACCCCGACGTCCTGGAGACCGCCGTCGTGGGGCGCCCCGACGAGCTGCGCGGGCAGACAGTCGTCGCGTACGTCGTCCAGCGGCCGGGAACACGGCGGGACCCCGACCGGCTGCGCGAGTTCGTGAAGGGTGAGCTGGTGCCGTACAAGTGCCCGCGCGAGATCGTCTATCTGGACGCACTGCCGCGCACCGCGACAGGCAAGCTGCAACGGTTCCGGCTGCGGGAGCCCGGGCCCGTAGAGTGA